The following are encoded together in the Limanda limanda chromosome 12, fLimLim1.1, whole genome shotgun sequence genome:
- the nkx2.2a gene encoding homeobox protein Nkx-2.2a isoform X1, producing the protein MSLTNTKTGFSVKDILDLPDTNDEDGSITGAEEDTEGSETTSTTKTAGVLVQSPLENAQNLPLKNPFYDSSDNPYTRWLATTDSIQYSLFLPFLAAVHGLSASSQDSAKSPEPSADDESPDNDKETSSSGGSDSGKKRKRRVLFSKAQTYELERRFRQQRYLSAPEREHLASLIRLTPTQVKIWFQNHRYKMKRARAEKGMEVTHLPSPRRVAVPVLVRDGKPCHTLKAQDLAATFQAGIPFSAYSAQSLQHMQYNAQYSAAATPQFPTAHHLVQTQQWTW; encoded by the exons ATGTCGTTGACCAACACAAAGACGGGCTTTTCTGTAAAGGACATTTTGGACCTTCCTGACACGAACGACGAAGATGGATCTATCACCGGCGCGGAGGAAGACACGGAGGGATCGGAGACCACGTCCACGACGAAAACCGCTGGAGTTTTGGTGCAAAGTCCGCTAGAAAACGCTCAGAACCTGCCTTTAAAGAACCCCTTTTATGACAGTAGTGACAATCCTTACACACGATGGCTTGCTACTACGGACAGCATCCAGTATTCAT TGTTTCTCCCGTTTCTTGCCGCAGTGCACGGTCTCTCCGCCAGCTCGCAGGACTCGGCCAAGTCCCCGGAGCCGTCCGCGGACGACGAATCGCCGGACAACGACAAGGAGACCTCCAGCAGCGGCGGCAGCGACTCCGGCAAGAAGCGGAAAAGGCGGGTGCTGTTCTCCAAGGCGCAGACCTACGAGCTGGAGCGCCGCTTCAGGCAGCAGCGGTACCTGTCCGCCCCGGAGAGGGAGCACCTGGCCAGCCTGATCCGCCTCACCCCGACCCAAGTGAAGATCTGGTTCCAGAACCACCGGTATAAGATGAAGAGAGCCCGGGCCGAGAAAGGTATGGAAGTGACCCATCTCCCTTCTCCTAGGCGGGTGGCCGTGCCCGTCTTAGTCAGGGATGGAAAGCCTTGTCACACTCTTAAAGCTCAGGACTTGGCGGCCACTTTTCAGGCCGGGATCCCCTTCTCGGCTTACAGTGCCCAGTCACTCCAACACATGCAGTATAACGCGCAGTACAGCGCCGCGGCCACGCCACAGTTCCCCACAGCACACCATTTGGTGCAAACGCAACAGTGGACTTGGTGA
- the nkx2.2a gene encoding homeobox protein Nkx-2.2a isoform X2 gives MSLTNTKTGFSVKDILDLPDTNDEDGSITGAEEDTEGSETTSTTKTAGVLVQSPLENAQNLPLKNPFYDSSDNPYTRWLATTDSIQYSLHGLSASSQDSAKSPEPSADDESPDNDKETSSSGGSDSGKKRKRRVLFSKAQTYELERRFRQQRYLSAPEREHLASLIRLTPTQVKIWFQNHRYKMKRARAEKGMEVTHLPSPRRVAVPVLVRDGKPCHTLKAQDLAATFQAGIPFSAYSAQSLQHMQYNAQYSAAATPQFPTAHHLVQTQQWTW, from the exons ATGTCGTTGACCAACACAAAGACGGGCTTTTCTGTAAAGGACATTTTGGACCTTCCTGACACGAACGACGAAGATGGATCTATCACCGGCGCGGAGGAAGACACGGAGGGATCGGAGACCACGTCCACGACGAAAACCGCTGGAGTTTTGGTGCAAAGTCCGCTAGAAAACGCTCAGAACCTGCCTTTAAAGAACCCCTTTTATGACAGTAGTGACAATCCTTACACACGATGGCTTGCTACTACGGACAGCATCCAGTATTCAT TGCACGGTCTCTCCGCCAGCTCGCAGGACTCGGCCAAGTCCCCGGAGCCGTCCGCGGACGACGAATCGCCGGACAACGACAAGGAGACCTCCAGCAGCGGCGGCAGCGACTCCGGCAAGAAGCGGAAAAGGCGGGTGCTGTTCTCCAAGGCGCAGACCTACGAGCTGGAGCGCCGCTTCAGGCAGCAGCGGTACCTGTCCGCCCCGGAGAGGGAGCACCTGGCCAGCCTGATCCGCCTCACCCCGACCCAAGTGAAGATCTGGTTCCAGAACCACCGGTATAAGATGAAGAGAGCCCGGGCCGAGAAAGGTATGGAAGTGACCCATCTCCCTTCTCCTAGGCGGGTGGCCGTGCCCGTCTTAGTCAGGGATGGAAAGCCTTGTCACACTCTTAAAGCTCAGGACTTGGCGGCCACTTTTCAGGCCGGGATCCCCTTCTCGGCTTACAGTGCCCAGTCACTCCAACACATGCAGTATAACGCGCAGTACAGCGCCGCGGCCACGCCACAGTTCCCCACAGCACACCATTTGGTGCAAACGCAACAGTGGACTTGGTGA